One region of Emys orbicularis isolate rEmyOrb1 chromosome 4, rEmyOrb1.hap1, whole genome shotgun sequence genomic DNA includes:
- the ZP1 gene encoding zona pellucida sperm-binding protein 1: MGLGCRYFVGLVLLWSVGTVLGQGDFRRVSFSVLQQGYECGDYGMQLLVFPRQGHTVRFKVVDEFGTPFEVTNCSICLHWVTSGEQGVVIFSAGYNGCHVQKKDGLNHLQVRVEELLSTGAIAATRDVTMTCPKPPEHDLTPEETMRPVPQPQPGLPGLVRPVPQPQPGLVRPVPQPQPGLVRPVPQPQPGLVRPVPHIYPPPRNMGAHLTQEQCRVVTGKIPCRDALGRAACSQAGCCYDETDPTTPCYYGNTVTVQCLVDGHFVLVVSRDMSDHPIILDSVRLAYAQTGCDPIRMTEAFVIFRRFPVMQCGTTVQVIGDKLIYENQLISSIDVQTGPDGSITRDSTFIVHARCIYNASDFLPVQVEVFLPPTPAPVTQAGPLQLELRIATDLSYRSYLTERDYPVVKVLRDPIYMEVRILQRTDPNLVLSLHHCWATPSANPLEQPQWPILVDGCPFLGDNYRTQLVPIGSELPFPTHHQCFVLSTFAFVDSASQIALDGEVYLFCSASACRPSQLELCRTMCPSRAAIRGRRFLHIGNGTRELQDLEKGLDDKIPKTP; this comes from the exons ATGGGGCTGGGCTGTAGGTATTTTGTAGGCTTAGTGCTGCTCTGGTCTGTGGGGACAGTCCTTGGGCAGGGGGACTTCCGTAGGGTCAGTTTCTCTGTCTTGCAACAGGGGTATGAGTGTGGAGACTATGGGATGCAGCTGCTGGTTTTTCCCAGACAGGGCCATACTGTCCGCTTCAAAGTTGTGG ATGAGTTTGGGACACCCTTCGAAGTTACCAACTGCTCCATTTGTCTCCATTGGGTCACATCTGGCGAGCAAGGAGTAGTGATCTTCTCGGCTGGCTACAATGGCTGCCACGTTCAGAAGAAG GATGGCCTTAACCATCTACAGGTCCGAGTGGAGGAACTATTGAGCACCGGGGCCATCGCTGCCACCCGTGACGTGACCATGACatgccccaagccccctgaaCATGACCTAACCCCAGAGGAGACCATGCGCCCGGTGCCCCAGCCGCAGCCGGGCCTG CCGGGCCTGGTGCGCCCGGTGCCCCAGCCGCAGCCGGGCCTGGTGCGCCCGGTGCCCCAGCCGCAGCCGGGCCTGGTGCGCCCGGTGCCCCAGCCGCAGCCGGGCCTGGTGCGCCCGGTGCCCCACATCTATCCTCCACCAAGGAACATGG GTGCCCATCTCACACAGGAGCAGTGCCGAGTGGTGACTGGGAAGATCCCCTGCCGAGATGCCCTAGGCCGAGCTGCTTGCTCCCAGGCTGGCTGCTGTTATGATGAGACTGAccctactaccccatgctactatGGCAACACAG TCACTGTTCAGTGCCTCGTGGATGGTCACTTTGTTCTGGTGGTCTCCAGGGACATGTCTGATCACCCTATCATCCTGGACAGTGTCCGGCTAGCCTATGCCCAAACAGGGTGTGATCCCATCAGAATGACAGAGGCTTTTGTGATCTTCCGCCGCTTCCCCGTCATGCAGTGCGGCACCACAGTCCAG GTGATTGGGGACAAACTGATCTATGAGAACCAGCTGATCTCTAGCATTGATGTCCAGACTGGGCCAGATGGCTCCATCACCCGGGACAGCACCTTcattg TCCATGCTCGCTGCATCTACAATGCCAGTGACTTCCTGCCAGTCCAGGTGGAGGTCTTCTTGCCCCCCACACCTGCTCCAGTCACCCAGGCAGGACCCCTCCAGCTTGAGCTGCGCATTGCCACAG ACTTAAGCTACAGATCCTATCTCACGGAGAGAGACTACCCTGTGGTGAAGGTACTCAGGGACCCTATCTACATGGAGGTTCGCATCCTGCAGCGAACAGACCCTAACCTGGTTCTGTCTCTCCACCACTGCTGGGCTACCCCAAGCGCAAACCCCCTGGAGCAGCCACAGTGGCCCATCCTCGTGGACGG GTGCCCATTCTTGGGAGACAACTACAGAACCCAGCTTGTGCCCATAGGCTCTGAGCTGCCCTTCCCAACTCACCACCAGTGCTTTGTCCTCTCCACCTTTGCCTTTGTGGACTCAGCCTCCCAGATAGCACTTGATGGAGAG GTGTACCTCTTCTGTAGTGCCTCTGCCTGCCGTccctcccagctggagctctgCAGGACCATGTGCCCATCAAGGGCTGCTATAA GAGGCCGCCGGTTTCTGCATATTGGAAATGGGACAAGAGAGCTCCAGGACCTA